The Candidatus Polarisedimenticolia bacterium genome window below encodes:
- a CDS encoding tetratricopeptide repeat protein — MRSTKRTLLMLALGLALASAAAPLDPAHAEAITRVRGTIKDVNGKPMPKIKVFFEAADIKRKIGPVTTNKEGVYVIATLDISVAKKWRVIPDLPGYKTVKIHYEIFDSEKQERGSGDNIPGSKQEYPELSFALVGDLGRNLVDFVVAKDSEFLAAVQAEKKAREAAASGGAVAAPAGTTSADPAVAGSAPGAAAAPGAPAGPAVSGESLTKAKQLADAGRHPEAIELYKAFLTKDPTGNPAVYYYLGKSLFETKDDQAAEQAFRKASELKPDMKYAHFFLGNIHLRGDRFVEAAAEYEKETTLAPDNDRVWFQLGQALARAGQDDKALEALEKASAIDPSKSDAYMEMAAIYEKKKDRAKADEAYQKVIALDPKNAASSFFNIGVHAWNENHDREAAQAFRKAIEVDPSYAAAHRELARTLTRMQDFDGAVKHYEQYLKLSPGAPDAKEIKEMIVALKG, encoded by the coding sequence ATGAGATCGACGAAACGAACGCTTCTGATGCTGGCTCTCGGACTGGCTCTGGCGTCGGCCGCCGCGCCGCTCGACCCGGCGCACGCAGAGGCGATCACCCGGGTGCGCGGGACCATCAAGGACGTGAACGGCAAGCCGATGCCCAAGATCAAGGTCTTCTTCGAGGCCGCCGACATCAAGAGGAAGATCGGCCCCGTCACAACGAACAAGGAGGGGGTGTACGTCATCGCCACTCTCGACATCTCGGTGGCGAAGAAATGGCGTGTCATCCCCGATCTGCCCGGGTACAAGACGGTCAAGATCCACTACGAGATCTTCGATTCCGAGAAACAGGAGCGGGGAAGCGGTGACAACATCCCGGGATCCAAGCAGGAGTACCCGGAACTCTCGTTCGCGCTCGTCGGGGACCTGGGCCGGAACCTCGTCGATTTCGTGGTCGCCAAGGACTCGGAGTTCCTGGCGGCCGTCCAGGCGGAGAAGAAGGCGAGAGAGGCGGCCGCTTCGGGCGGCGCGGTCGCGGCCCCCGCGGGGACGACGTCCGCGGACCCCGCGGTGGCGGGGAGCGCGCCCGGCGCGGCCGCTGCACCCGGGGCGCCGGCCGGTCCGGCGGTCTCGGGCGAGTCGCTGACCAAGGCGAAGCAGCTCGCCGACGCGGGCCGGCACCCGGAGGCCATCGAGCTCTACAAGGCCTTCCTGACGAAGGACCCGACCGGGAATCCCGCCGTCTACTACTATCTCGGCAAGAGCCTGTTCGAGACCAAGGACGACCAGGCGGCGGAGCAGGCATTCCGCAAGGCGAGCGAGCTGAAGCCCGACATGAAGTACGCGCACTTCTTCCTCGGAAACATTCATCTCCGGGGCGACCGTTTCGTGGAAGCGGCCGCCGAGTATGAGAAGGAGACCACCCTGGCCCCCGACAACGACCGGGTGTGGTTCCAGCTGGGGCAGGCTCTGGCGCGGGCGGGGCAGGACGACAAGGCCCTCGAGGCGCTGGAAAAAGCCAGCGCCATCGATCCCTCGAAATCCGACGCCTACATGGAGATGGCCGCGATCTACGAGAAGAAGAAGGACCGCGCGAAGGCGGACGAGGCCTACCAGAAAGTCATCGCGCTCGATCCGAAGAACGCCGCGTCCTCCTTCTTCAACATCGGCGTGCATGCCTGGAACGAGAACCACGACCGCGAGGCGGCCCAGGCGTTCCGGAAGGCGATCGAAGTCGATCCCTCCTACGCGGCGGCCCATCGCGAGCTGGCGCGCACCCTCACCCGGATGCAGGACTTCGACGGCGCCGTCAAGCACTACGAGCAGTACCTGAAGCTCAGCCCCGGAGCCCCCGACGCCAAGGAAATCAAGGAGATGATCGTCGCGCTGAAGGGGTGA
- a CDS encoding D-sedoheptulose 7-phosphate isomerase: MTRPKQGADSGGDAASRIQRAHREHAEAARIFFETGTGVVERIAETFIAALRAGRTLLFFGNGGSAADAQHLAAEFVNRFVVDRPGLPALALTTDTSVLTSIGNDQDFTRIFSRQVEALGRPGDVAVGISTSGSSANVLEGLRTARARGLVTVGLTGGRRAPLQALCDHLVSVPSGTTARIQEVHILVGHVLCELVDEAFVPHA; this comes from the coding sequence ATGACGAGGCCGAAGCAGGGGGCGGACTCCGGCGGGGACGCCGCCTCACGCATCCAGAGGGCTCATCGCGAGCACGCCGAGGCCGCCCGGATCTTCTTCGAGACCGGGACCGGCGTGGTCGAGCGGATCGCGGAGACGTTCATCGCGGCTCTGCGCGCCGGACGCACGCTCCTCTTCTTCGGCAACGGCGGCAGCGCCGCCGATGCTCAACACCTTGCGGCCGAGTTCGTCAATCGATTCGTCGTGGACCGGCCGGGGCTCCCTGCCCTGGCGCTCACCACCGACACCTCCGTCCTCACCAGCATCGGGAACGACCAGGATTTCACGCGGATCTTCTCGCGGCAGGTCGAGGCCCTGGGCCGCCCGGGGGACGTGGCGGTCGGGATCAGCACGTCCGGGAGCTCCGCCAATGTTCTGGAAGGCCTGCGCACGGCGCGGGCCAGGGGACTGGTGACGGTGGGACTCACGGGCGGGCGGCGGGCACCGCTCCAGGCGCTCTGCGATCACCTGGTCTCGGTCCCCTCCGGGACGACCGCGCGCATCCAGGAGGTCCACATCCTCGTCGGCCACGTCCTCTGCGAGCTGGTGGACGAGGCGTTCGTCCCGCACGCCTGA
- a CDS encoding FMN-binding protein — protein sequence MRNLAVCALLLGLVAGQAEARVYLTVPKALDAAFPPPARVERRTLYLDEAQTKRAAEAAGAPVESRVLPYYVGSRDGRVTGYAYFDTHLVRTLPETILILVAPDGKVARIDVVSFDEPEDYLPSSRWLQQFPGRRLEDLGVRQGIRALSGATLSSRAVTQAVRRVLALHRLFVAPGAATADGVSGETPR from the coding sequence ATGCGGAACCTCGCGGTGTGCGCCCTCCTTCTTGGTCTGGTGGCAGGCCAGGCCGAGGCCCGCGTCTACCTGACCGTGCCGAAGGCGCTGGACGCCGCCTTTCCTCCGCCGGCCAGGGTGGAGCGCCGGACCCTCTACCTGGACGAGGCACAGACCAAGCGCGCCGCGGAAGCGGCCGGGGCCCCGGTCGAAAGCCGCGTCCTGCCGTACTACGTGGGCAGCCGCGACGGCCGCGTCACCGGGTACGCCTACTTCGACACGCACCTGGTGCGGACCCTCCCGGAGACCATCCTGATCCTCGTGGCGCCGGATGGGAAGGTGGCGCGTATCGACGTCGTGTCGTTCGACGAACCCGAGGACTACCTGCCGTCGAGTCGCTGGCTGCAGCAGTTCCCCGGCAGGCGGCTGGAGGACCTCGGAGTCCGCCAGGGGATCCGCGCCCTGAGCGGAGCGACCCTCTCGTCGCGCGCCGTCACCCAGGCGGTCCGGCGGGTCCTGGCCCTGCACCGCCTGTTCGTGGCGCCGGGCGCCGCCACGGCGGACGGCGTCTCGGGCGAGACGCCACGGTGA
- a CDS encoding FAD:protein FMN transferase, translating to ALDAAARILERHHVRVALLDFGGQVLAMGRPRGSAGWPVGIADPLDRDVPVAVISGSDVSISTSGNGERSAAGPEGPIGHILDPVSKRSAAFQGSVTVVAVDGTSADALSTALFVMGPDEGPRWADGRRIAALYLWRDPDGSLGRRATRAFDESFPGWSGSIEH from the coding sequence TCGCCCTCGACGCCGCGGCGCGCATCCTGGAGCGGCACCACGTGCGGGTCGCGCTCCTCGATTTCGGCGGCCAGGTGCTGGCCATGGGACGGCCGCGGGGCTCCGCGGGCTGGCCGGTCGGCATCGCCGACCCGCTCGATCGCGACGTCCCGGTCGCGGTCATTTCCGGTTCGGACGTCTCGATCTCCACGTCCGGCAACGGGGAGCGTTCGGCCGCCGGTCCGGAGGGGCCGATCGGTCACATTCTGGATCCCGTGTCGAAGAGGTCGGCGGCCTTCCAGGGATCTGTGACCGTGGTGGCGGTGGACGGCACGTCGGCCGACGCCCTCTCGACGGCGCTGTTCGTGATGGGACCGGACGAAGGGCCCCGCTGGGCGGACGGGCGTCGCATCGCGGCCTTGTACCTCTGGCGCGATCCGGACGGGTCGCTCGGCCGGAGAGCGACACGCGCGTTCGACGAGAGCTTTCCCGGATGGTCCGGGTCGATCGAGCACTGA